Proteins from one Drosophila gunungcola strain Sukarami chromosome 3R, Dgunungcola_SK_2, whole genome shotgun sequence genomic window:
- the LOC128256548 gene encoding myosin heavy chain 95F isoform X2, translated as MLEDTQLVWVRDAAEGYIQGRITEIGTKEFEVTPTDRKYPKRTCHFDDIHSSCDGPQDHDDNCELMLLNEATFLDNLKTRYYKDKIYTYVANILIAVNPYREIKELYAPDTIKKYNGRSLGELPPHVFAVADKAIRDMRVYKLSQSIIVSGESGAGKTESTKYLLKYLCYSHDSAGPIETKILDANPVLEAFGNAKTTRNNNSSRFGKFIEVHYDAKCQVVGGYISHYLLEKSRICTQSAEERNYHVFYMLLAGAPQQLRDKLNLGKPDDYRYLSGCTQYFANAKTEQLIPGSQKSKNHQQKGPLKDPIIDDYQHFHNLDKALGRLGLSDAEKLGIYSLVAAVLHLGNIAFEEIPDDVRGGCQVSESSEQSLTITSGLLGVDQTELRTALVSRVMQSKGGGFKGTVIMVPLKIYEASNARDALAKAIYSRLFDRIVGLINQSIPFQASNFYIGVLDIAGFEYFTVNSFEQFCINYCNEKLQKFFNDNILKNEQELYKREGLNVPEITFTDNQDIIELIEAKSNGIFTLLDEESKLPKPSYSHFTAEVHKSWSNHYRLGLPRSSRLKAHRTLRDEEGFLVRHFAGAVCYNTEQFIEKNNDALHASLEGLVQECENPLLQTLFPSGSSASIRGKLNFISVGSKFKTQLGELMEKLEQNGTNFIRCIKPNSKMIDRQFEGSLALAQLKCSGTISVLELMEHGYPSRVLFADLYSMYKSVLPPELVSLPARTFCEAMFQSLNLSAKDFKFGITKVFFRPGKFVEFDRIMRSDPENMLAIVAKVKKWLIRSRWVKSALGALCVIKLRNRIIYRNKCVLVAQRIARGFLARKQHRPRYQGIGKINKIRMNTLKTLEIASGLKMGRDEIVSGVNDIYRQIDDAIMKIKLNPRITQREMDSMYTVVMANMNKLTVDLNTKLKEQQQAEEQERLRKIQEALEAERAAKEAEELRQREEVENKRLKAEIETRRKAAEVQRLRQEEEDRRAALALQEQLEKEAKDDAKYRQQLEQERRDHELALRLANESNGQVEDSPPVIRNGVNDASPMGSNKLIRSENVRAQQQALGKQKYDLSKWKYSELRDAINTSCDIELLEACRQEFHRRLKVYHAWKAKNRKRTTMDENERAPRSVMEAAFKQPPLVQPIQEIVTAQHRYFRIPFMRANAPDNTKRGLWYAHFDGQWIARQMELHADKPPILLVAGTDDMQMCELSLEETGLTRKRGAEILEHEFNREWERNGGKAYKNLGAKPNGPAAAAMQKQQ; from the exons ATGTTGGAGGACACCCAACTGGTGTGGGTGCGAGATGCCGCCGAGGGCTATATACAGGGCCGGATCACGGAGATCGGCACCAAGGAGTTCGAGGTTACGCCCACCGACCGGAAGTATCCAAAGCGCACGTGCCACTTTGACGACATCCACTCCTCGTGCGATGGACCCCAGGATCACGATGACAACT GTGAACTCATGCTGCTTAACGAGGCCACATTTCTGGACAATTTGAAAACACGTTACTACAAAGACAAGATCTAC acatATGTGGCCAATATATTAATCGCCGTGAATCCGTATCGTGAGATCAAGGAGCTCTATGCACCCGATACCATTAAGAAGTACAATGGCCGTTCTTTGGGTGAACTGCCTCCTCATGTCTTTGCCGTTG CGGACAAAGCCATACGGGATATGAGGGTCTACAAGTTGTCGCAATCGATCATCGTGTCTGGAGAGTCGGGTGCCGGCAAGACGGAGTCCACCAAATACCTGCTCAAATACCTGTGCTACTCGCACGACAGTGCCGGTCCCATAGAGACCAAGATATTGGATG CCAATCCCGTGCTGGAGGCCTTTGGCAACGCGAAGACCACTCGAAACAACAACTCTTCGCGGTTCGGCAAGTTCATCGAGGTGCACTACGATGCCAAGTGCCAGGTGGTCGGTGGTTATATATCGCACTACCTGCTGGAGAAGAGTCGCATCTGCACGCAGAGCGCCGAGGAGCGGAACTACCATGTGTTTTACATGCTCCTGGCAGGAGCACCCCAGCAGCTACGCGATAAACTGAATTTGGGCAAACCAGATGACTATAGG TATCTCTCCGGCTGCACTCAGTACTTTGCCAACGCCAAGACGGAGCAGCTAATACCGGGCTCTCAGAAGTCCAAGAATCACCAGCAGAAGGGACCGCTCAAGGATCCGATAATCGATGATTACCAGCACTTCCACAACCTGGACAAGGCTTTGGGTCGTCTGGGTCTGTCGGATGCGGAGAAGCTGGGCATCTATTCGCTGGTGGCAGCTGTGCTCCACCTGGGCAACATTGCTTTCGAGGAGATTCCCGACGATGTGCGCGGTGGCTGCCAGGTGTCCGAGTCCTCGGAGCAGTCGCTGACCATCACCAGCGGACTGCTGGGCGTGGATCAAACGGAGCTGCGCACGGCTCTGGTGTCGCGTGTGATGCAGAGCAAAGGAGGTGGTTTCAAGGGCACGGTTATCAT GGTTCCTCTGAAGATCTACGAGGCGAGCAATGCCCGGGATGCCTTGGCCAAGGCCATCTACAGTCGCCTCTTCGACCGCATTGTGGGCCTGATCAACCAGAGCATTCCCTTCCAGGCCTCAAACTTCTACATCGGCGTACTCGACATCGCCGGCTTTGAGTACTTCACTGTGAACTCCTTCGAGCAGTTTTGCATAAACTATTGCAATGAAAAGCTGCAGAAGTTCTTCAACGATAATATACTGAAGAATGAGCAGGAGCTTTACAAACGGGAGGGTCTTAATGTGCCGGAGATCACGTTTACCGACAACCAGGACATCATCGAGCTGATCGAAGCCAAGTCGAATGGCATCTTTACGCTGCTCGACGAAGAGTCCAAACTGCCGAAGCCCTCGTACTCGCACTTCACCGCCGAGGTGCACAAGTCGTGGTCGAACCACTATCGCCTGGGTCTTCCCAGATCATCAAGACTCAAGGCCCACCGCACTCTGCGGGATGAGGAGGGCTTCCTGGTGCGTCATTTTGCCGGAGCCGTGTGCTACAACACGGAGCAGTTCATCGAGAAGAACAACGACGCCCTGCACGCCTCGCTGGAGGGTTTGGTCCAGGAGTGCGAAAATCCCCTGCTGCAGACCCTATTCCCCTCGGGCAGCAGCGCATCCATTCGCGGCAAGCTGAACTTTATATCTGTGGGCTCCAAGTTTAAGACGCAGCTAGGCGAGCTGATGGAGAAACTGGAGCAGAAT GGCACCAACTTCATCCGCTGCATCAAGCCCAACAGCAAGATGATCGATCGACAGTTTGAGGGCAGCCTGGCGCTGGCCCAGCTAAAGTGTTCGGGCACCATTTCGGTGCTGGAGCTCATGGAGCACGGCTATCCATCGCGTGTCCTCTTCGCGGATCTGTACAGCATGTACAAGTCGGTGCTGCCGCCGGAACTGGTTTCACTGCCGGCTCGCACCTTTTGCGAAGCCATGTTCCAGTCGCTCAACCTGAGCGCCAAGGACTTCAAGTTCGGCATCACCAAGGTCTTCTTCCGGCCGGGCAAGTTCGTCGAGTTTGACCGCATCATGCGCTCCGATCCGGAGAACATGTTGGCCATTGTGGCCAAGGTCAAGAAGTGGCTTATTCGATCGCGTTGGGTCAAGTCCGCACTGGGAGCCCTCTGCGTCATCAAGC TGCGTAATCGAATCATCTACCGCAACAAGTGTGTCCTGGTGGCCCAGCGCATTGCACGCGGTTTTCTGGCCCGCAAACAGCATCGCCCGCGCTACCAGGGCATCGGCAAGATCAACAAGATCCGGATGAATACGCTCAAGACACTCGAAATTGCCAGCGGCCTGAAAATGGGACGCGATGAGATCGTCAGTGGAGTGAACGATATCTACAGGCAGATCGATGATGCCATCATGAAGATCAAG CTGAATCCACGCATCACTCAACGCGAAATGGACTCTATGTACACCGTGGTCATGGCCAATATGAACAAGCTCACCGTAGATCTGAACACGAAGCTCAAGGAGCAACAGCAGGCCGAGGAGCAGGAGCGTCTACGCAAGATTCAAGAGGCCCTGGAGGCCGAGCGGGCTGCCAAGGAGGCGGAGGAGCTGCGTCAGCGCGAGGAGGTCGAAAACAAGCGACT CAAAGCTGAGATCGAAACACGCCGCAAGGCTGCCGAGGTCCAACGCCTACgccaggaggaggaggatcgCCGTGCCGCCTTGGCCCTGCAGGAGCAGCTGGAGAAGGAGGCCAAGGACGATGCCAAGTACCGACAGCAGCTCGAACAGGAACGCCGCGATCACGAGTTGGCCCTGCGCTTGGCCAACGAGTCCAATGGCCAGGTGGAGGATAGTCCACCAGTTATCCGCAA TGGTGTCAATGACGCGTCTCCCATGGGTTCCAACAAACTGATCAG ATCGGAGAATGTTCGAGCCCAACAACAGGCCCTGGGCAAGCAGAAGTACGACTTGTCCAAGTGGAAGTACTCAGAGCTGCGTGATGCTATCAACACTTCCTGTGATATCGAGCTGCTGGAG GCATGCCGCCAGGAGTTCCATCGCCGCTTGAAGGTGTACCACGCCTGGAAGGCAAAGAACCGCAAGCGTACCACTATGGATGAGAACGAGCGTGCCCCACGCAGCGTAATGGAAGCTG CCTTTAAACAGCCTCCTCTTGTCCAGCCAATCCAGGAGATTGTGACGGCCCAGCATCGCTACTTCCGGATTCCCTTCATGCGAGCCAATGCGCCGGATAACA CCAAGCGAGGCCTGTGGTATGCCCACTTTGATGGCCAGTGGATCGCTCGCCAGATGGAACTGCATGCCGACAAGCCGCCCATTCTTCTCGTGGCTGGCACGGACGACATGCAGATGTGCGAACTGAGCCTGGAGGAGACGGGTCTGACGCGCAAGCGCGGCGCCGAGATCCTGGAGCACGAGTTCAACCGCGAGTGGGAGCGCAACGGGGGCAAGGCCTACAAGAATCTGGGAGCGAAGCCAAACGggccagctgcagcagcaatgCAGAAACAACAGTAG
- the LOC128256548 gene encoding myosin heavy chain 95F isoform X4 yields the protein MDFYANNNAVHSASTVRKMLEDTQLVWVRDAAEGYIQGRITEIGTKEFEVTPTDRKYPKRTCHFDDIHSSCDGPQDHDDNCELMLLNEATFLDNLKTRYYKDKIYTYVANILIAVNPYREIKELYAPDTIKKYNGRSLGELPPHVFAVADKAIRDMRVYKLSQSIIVSGESGAGKTESTKYLLKYLCYSHDSAGPIETKILDANPVLEAFGNAKTTRNNNSSRFGKFIEVHYDAKCQVVGGYISHYLLEKSRICTQSAEERNYHVFYMLLAGAPQQLRDKLNLGKPDDYRYLSGCTQYFANAKTEQLIPGSQKSKNHQQKGPLKDPIIDDYQHFHNLDKALGRLGLSDAEKLGIYSLVAAVLHLGNIAFEEIPDDVRGGCQVSESSEQSLTITSGLLGVDQTELRTALVSRVMQSKGGGFKGTVIMVPLKIYEASNARDALAKAIYSRLFDRIVGLINQSIPFQASNFYIGVLDIAGFEYFTVNSFEQFCINYCNEKLQKFFNDNILKNEQELYKREGLNVPEITFTDNQDIIELIEAKSNGIFTLLDEESKLPKPSYSHFTAEVHKSWSNHYRLGLPRSSRLKAHRTLRDEEGFLVRHFAGAVCYNTEQFIEKNNDALHASLEGLVQECENPLLQTLFPSGSSASIRGKLNFISVGSKFKTQLGELMEKLEQNGTNFIRCIKPNSKMIDRQFEGSLALAQLKCSGTISVLELMEHGYPSRVLFADLYSMYKSVLPPELVSLPARTFCEAMFQSLNLSAKDFKFGITKVFFRPGKFVEFDRIMRSDPENMLAIVAKVKKWLIRSRWVKSALGALCVIKLRNRIIYRNKCVLVAQRIARGFLARKQHRPRYQGIGKINKIRMNTLKTLEIASGLKMGRDEIVSGVNDIYRQIDDAIMKIKLNPRITQREMDSMYTVVMANMNKLTVDLNTKLKEQQQAEEQERLRKIQEALEAERAAKEAEELRQREEVENKRLKAEIETRRKAAEVQRLRQEEEDRRAALALQEQLEKEAKDDAKYRQQLEQERRDHELALRLANESNGQVEDSPPVIRNGVNDASPMGSNKLISFSQVVSNIASRYLNKSENVRAQQQALGKQKYDLSKWKYSELRDAINTSCDIELLEACRQEFHRRLKVYHAWKAKNRKRTTMDENERAPRSVMEAAFKQPPLVQPIQEIVTAQHRYFRIPFMRANAPDNTKRGLWYAHFDGQWIARQMELHADKPPILLVAGTDDMQMCELSLEETGLTRKRGAEILEHEFNREWERNGGKAYKNLGAKPNGPAAAAMQKQQ from the exons TGCGCAAAATGTTGGAGGACACCCAACTGGTGTGGGTGCGAGATGCCGCCGAGGGCTATATACAGGGCCGGATCACGGAGATCGGCACCAAGGAGTTCGAGGTTACGCCCACCGACCGGAAGTATCCAAAGCGCACGTGCCACTTTGACGACATCCACTCCTCGTGCGATGGACCCCAGGATCACGATGACAACT GTGAACTCATGCTGCTTAACGAGGCCACATTTCTGGACAATTTGAAAACACGTTACTACAAAGACAAGATCTAC acatATGTGGCCAATATATTAATCGCCGTGAATCCGTATCGTGAGATCAAGGAGCTCTATGCACCCGATACCATTAAGAAGTACAATGGCCGTTCTTTGGGTGAACTGCCTCCTCATGTCTTTGCCGTTG CGGACAAAGCCATACGGGATATGAGGGTCTACAAGTTGTCGCAATCGATCATCGTGTCTGGAGAGTCGGGTGCCGGCAAGACGGAGTCCACCAAATACCTGCTCAAATACCTGTGCTACTCGCACGACAGTGCCGGTCCCATAGAGACCAAGATATTGGATG CCAATCCCGTGCTGGAGGCCTTTGGCAACGCGAAGACCACTCGAAACAACAACTCTTCGCGGTTCGGCAAGTTCATCGAGGTGCACTACGATGCCAAGTGCCAGGTGGTCGGTGGTTATATATCGCACTACCTGCTGGAGAAGAGTCGCATCTGCACGCAGAGCGCCGAGGAGCGGAACTACCATGTGTTTTACATGCTCCTGGCAGGAGCACCCCAGCAGCTACGCGATAAACTGAATTTGGGCAAACCAGATGACTATAGG TATCTCTCCGGCTGCACTCAGTACTTTGCCAACGCCAAGACGGAGCAGCTAATACCGGGCTCTCAGAAGTCCAAGAATCACCAGCAGAAGGGACCGCTCAAGGATCCGATAATCGATGATTACCAGCACTTCCACAACCTGGACAAGGCTTTGGGTCGTCTGGGTCTGTCGGATGCGGAGAAGCTGGGCATCTATTCGCTGGTGGCAGCTGTGCTCCACCTGGGCAACATTGCTTTCGAGGAGATTCCCGACGATGTGCGCGGTGGCTGCCAGGTGTCCGAGTCCTCGGAGCAGTCGCTGACCATCACCAGCGGACTGCTGGGCGTGGATCAAACGGAGCTGCGCACGGCTCTGGTGTCGCGTGTGATGCAGAGCAAAGGAGGTGGTTTCAAGGGCACGGTTATCAT GGTTCCTCTGAAGATCTACGAGGCGAGCAATGCCCGGGATGCCTTGGCCAAGGCCATCTACAGTCGCCTCTTCGACCGCATTGTGGGCCTGATCAACCAGAGCATTCCCTTCCAGGCCTCAAACTTCTACATCGGCGTACTCGACATCGCCGGCTTTGAGTACTTCACTGTGAACTCCTTCGAGCAGTTTTGCATAAACTATTGCAATGAAAAGCTGCAGAAGTTCTTCAACGATAATATACTGAAGAATGAGCAGGAGCTTTACAAACGGGAGGGTCTTAATGTGCCGGAGATCACGTTTACCGACAACCAGGACATCATCGAGCTGATCGAAGCCAAGTCGAATGGCATCTTTACGCTGCTCGACGAAGAGTCCAAACTGCCGAAGCCCTCGTACTCGCACTTCACCGCCGAGGTGCACAAGTCGTGGTCGAACCACTATCGCCTGGGTCTTCCCAGATCATCAAGACTCAAGGCCCACCGCACTCTGCGGGATGAGGAGGGCTTCCTGGTGCGTCATTTTGCCGGAGCCGTGTGCTACAACACGGAGCAGTTCATCGAGAAGAACAACGACGCCCTGCACGCCTCGCTGGAGGGTTTGGTCCAGGAGTGCGAAAATCCCCTGCTGCAGACCCTATTCCCCTCGGGCAGCAGCGCATCCATTCGCGGCAAGCTGAACTTTATATCTGTGGGCTCCAAGTTTAAGACGCAGCTAGGCGAGCTGATGGAGAAACTGGAGCAGAAT GGCACCAACTTCATCCGCTGCATCAAGCCCAACAGCAAGATGATCGATCGACAGTTTGAGGGCAGCCTGGCGCTGGCCCAGCTAAAGTGTTCGGGCACCATTTCGGTGCTGGAGCTCATGGAGCACGGCTATCCATCGCGTGTCCTCTTCGCGGATCTGTACAGCATGTACAAGTCGGTGCTGCCGCCGGAACTGGTTTCACTGCCGGCTCGCACCTTTTGCGAAGCCATGTTCCAGTCGCTCAACCTGAGCGCCAAGGACTTCAAGTTCGGCATCACCAAGGTCTTCTTCCGGCCGGGCAAGTTCGTCGAGTTTGACCGCATCATGCGCTCCGATCCGGAGAACATGTTGGCCATTGTGGCCAAGGTCAAGAAGTGGCTTATTCGATCGCGTTGGGTCAAGTCCGCACTGGGAGCCCTCTGCGTCATCAAGC TGCGTAATCGAATCATCTACCGCAACAAGTGTGTCCTGGTGGCCCAGCGCATTGCACGCGGTTTTCTGGCCCGCAAACAGCATCGCCCGCGCTACCAGGGCATCGGCAAGATCAACAAGATCCGGATGAATACGCTCAAGACACTCGAAATTGCCAGCGGCCTGAAAATGGGACGCGATGAGATCGTCAGTGGAGTGAACGATATCTACAGGCAGATCGATGATGCCATCATGAAGATCAAG CTGAATCCACGCATCACTCAACGCGAAATGGACTCTATGTACACCGTGGTCATGGCCAATATGAACAAGCTCACCGTAGATCTGAACACGAAGCTCAAGGAGCAACAGCAGGCCGAGGAGCAGGAGCGTCTACGCAAGATTCAAGAGGCCCTGGAGGCCGAGCGGGCTGCCAAGGAGGCGGAGGAGCTGCGTCAGCGCGAGGAGGTCGAAAACAAGCGACT CAAAGCTGAGATCGAAACACGCCGCAAGGCTGCCGAGGTCCAACGCCTACgccaggaggaggaggatcgCCGTGCCGCCTTGGCCCTGCAGGAGCAGCTGGAGAAGGAGGCCAAGGACGATGCCAAGTACCGACAGCAGCTCGAACAGGAACGCCGCGATCACGAGTTGGCCCTGCGCTTGGCCAACGAGTCCAATGGCCAGGTGGAGGATAGTCCACCAGTTATCCGCAA TGGTGTCAATGACGCGTCTCCCATGGGTTCCAACAAACTGATCAG tttttcacaAGTTGTGTCAAACATTGCTTCGCGGTACTTGAATAA ATCGGAGAATGTTCGAGCCCAACAACAGGCCCTGGGCAAGCAGAAGTACGACTTGTCCAAGTGGAAGTACTCAGAGCTGCGTGATGCTATCAACACTTCCTGTGATATCGAGCTGCTGGAG GCATGCCGCCAGGAGTTCCATCGCCGCTTGAAGGTGTACCACGCCTGGAAGGCAAAGAACCGCAAGCGTACCACTATGGATGAGAACGAGCGTGCCCCACGCAGCGTAATGGAAGCTG CCTTTAAACAGCCTCCTCTTGTCCAGCCAATCCAGGAGATTGTGACGGCCCAGCATCGCTACTTCCGGATTCCCTTCATGCGAGCCAATGCGCCGGATAACA CCAAGCGAGGCCTGTGGTATGCCCACTTTGATGGCCAGTGGATCGCTCGCCAGATGGAACTGCATGCCGACAAGCCGCCCATTCTTCTCGTGGCTGGCACGGACGACATGCAGATGTGCGAACTGAGCCTGGAGGAGACGGGTCTGACGCGCAAGCGCGGCGCCGAGATCCTGGAGCACGAGTTCAACCGCGAGTGGGAGCGCAACGGGGGCAAGGCCTACAAGAATCTGGGAGCGAAGCCAAACGggccagctgcagcagcaatgCAGAAACAACAGTAG